AAACGAAGGTATGTAGATGTCCGTAACCAGTCCGGATAGGGGTATTAAGATAAAGGTCGAAAGCGTACTTATCTTTTCATACTTACTGTTATATGATTTCATGGGCACATATTTGTTCGCGGAACAAAACTAGCGTCCCAGACGGACTTAAAAAAGAAGGTATGCTATATTATGACCATTATGAGACGAAAAATACAGTTAGTCCATTCCCGGTATGCCCTGCAGAGGTTACCAGGAATCGGGAAAGGCCTTTGGTTTAATTTCCGTCTTTTATTTATCAATCTTTTGCATAAACTACGAAGAACATAGCGGGAGTATGAGCGGCTTTTTCAAACGTAATGCTTTCTTCTTTGGCTTCTTTGCTATAAACATAACCGCTCTCGTCACTCAAAGATAAGGTTAACACGTTACTGTATTCACCAAATGTTCCCCAAGCATCTACCCACTCTAATACAGCAATCAATTCTTTATCGATGCTTAAGTTATACTTATCCAAATCAAGTGTTACCCATTTTCTCTTTTTATCGGTGTGAATAATAATATCTTCACTTAAAATGGAGCTGTCTGGTTTTTGCTCTTTAACAACTTGAAAGTTTACACGAAAAGCTACGCTATCCCAATCATTATCGATAATCCTAAAGTGAAAGGATTTAATTTTTGTAGGTTCTTTAGGATTTTCTATTAATACACCTCTTATCCTTCCTTTACTACTTGCAAAATCTCCCCAGCCTGTCCTTTTATTACCCACCTTAGTATATCCTAGTTTTTCAAATCTTTGCTTACCAATAGCAATACTTACCGTATCCATCTTAAAAGAAACCGGGTTGAGCTTCACTATATTAGCTGGAGTGGAAATCAATTGTTTCAGGTTGAATGTTTTCTCTTCATAGCCCAGTGAGCGGAACTTCACCTCATCAACATGATTGGAGGTGTCAATTGTCAGTATAAACATTCCTTCCCTAGATGCTATCGTTCTAACATTCTTTCCTTCAATCAATAAGGTTGCATAGGGTATTGTTTCTCCGGTATGCTCATCAATAACTGTCCCCTTAATGGTCTGCCCGTGTGCATATGCACTTACGGCTAATAATATGAACCCTAATAATATATGGTGAAGGTTTAGCATTGCTGAAGGTTTACGATATAAAAAACACCTAAATATAATTTAAATTTTAATCTTTTGATAATGCAATGCCTTATAGCTAATAAATAGGAAAAGGAATGTTAAATTAGCAAGTAAATATAACGAACGATCAAATGCCTGAATATGTTCTGCTCGTAGGAAATGACATCAATAATATTTCTCCCGGGAAAAGCTGGAACGAACTCCTGGAAGATATAAAAGCCCATTTCAACGTAGGATACATCCAAAATGAAGACAAACCTTTTCCTATGCTTTATGAGGAAATATTTTTGGGAGCTGTAGAAAATGGATCGGTTACAGAAGAAAAAAACCTGAAAACTTTCATTGCTGAAAACGTATCGAAAATTATAAGCAATGAATTTCATGAGGAAATTAGACAACTCCCTGTGTCGCATATCATGACCACCAATTACGAATTTGCTATTGAAGGTATAGTTCCCGAAAATAATAACAGCATTGTCAAAGAGACGACATATAGCTTATTTCGTCGATATATGCTCGCCGATAAAACTTATTGGCATATCCATGGCGACTGCAATAATCCCAGTTCGATAAACCTTGGATATGAACATTATTGTGGCCAGCTTCAGGGGATGCGTAACTACACGGTATCTGGAACAAACTATACTTCCAAAGCGGTTATAAAAACACCGCTCATTAGACGTTTAGCAAAAGGGAAACAACCTAATTATCAATCGTGGATAGATCTTTTCTTCACGAAAGACGTGTACATCTTCGGATTATCTCTGGATTATGTAGAATCTGATCTTTGGTGGCTGCTTACCTATCGTGCTAGGAATAAATTTTACAGAAAAAGTGCGTTTATAAAAAACAAGATCCATTACTTTATACCGCTAGAATATGCGGAAACCGCAAAGGGGAAACTAACACTCTTAAAAGCTAATGATGTAGACGTTCACGTTATTAAGCAAAAGGATAAACAGCTTTATTATAAAGAAATAATTAGCTTACTCAAACACCTGGCCTGAGTAAAAATTGTATGGCATAACTGCACCTTGGAATGAATGTCCGTAAATAGGATAGCTATTTTCATTAGCTGTTTTTTTTTAGGCAGTTTTCAATCCCGGTTGTTCTTGCGATAAAATTTAGTTGATTTTACGGCCGAAGGGCTTTGCATTAGCTATTTTTTCTTCAATAGCTCGCTCTATAGCCTCTTTATTGGTGAAATCAATAGACGCCGCAATATTTTCTCCCGACTGATTAAGCAATTTAAAACCTATTGGCCTAGTATGTACTCTTTCTAACAGTTTGAAAAGATCTTGATGCATCTTAACCTCCATCCGATAGTTAATGTAAGCCTTCAGATAGGCCTTTTCGTCGGTCTTTGCATGAATAGTTTTTCCTCCTTTTTCCACCATTACGTATTGGCCGTAAAGGCTTCTTTCTTCAGCTATATCAATATATTGGTATAGTTTCTTTCTTTTAAAGAGTGTTATCATAAAAATAGACAAATGCACTATTCAACAATCTTAATAATCTATTTTTGTAAATGCCCAATGTATTTTATTTTGTACTAATTTGCCTAATTAGCTAAATTTTATGAAATTTATTACATTAACTCAAGTATTAGATAGATGACATGCCCTTTGCGATAGATTTAAAAAAAAAGAAAATACTTCCTTGGCATGTATTGGGCTGGCTTATTCTAATAACCTATGAAATTACCTTTTTGATAGCACTAAAGGTAGAGATGACGGCTTTGGGTCTCTTCGTTTCTTATTGCCTCATTATTACCCTGTTCTATTTTCATGCTTATGTGGTGATGCCTGTTAAGAACAGCTATTGGTTATTGCTTTTCATTCCTTTGGAGATCGTTGGTTTTTCCCTGATTGACATTTGTTTTGAATATCTCGATTTTTACGCTACCCCTAATCAACGCCCTTCCTCTCTCAAGACTTCTCTCATT
This Olivibacter sp. SDN3 DNA region includes the following protein-coding sequences:
- a CDS encoding carboxypeptidase-like regulatory domain-containing protein, which produces MLNLHHILLGFILLAVSAYAHGQTIKGTVIDEHTGETIPYATLLIEGKNVRTIASREGMFILTIDTSNHVDEVKFRSLGYEEKTFNLKQLISTPANIVKLNPVSFKMDTVSIAIGKQRFEKLGYTKVGNKRTGWGDFASSKGRIRGVLIENPKEPTKIKSFHFRIIDNDWDSVAFRVNFQVVKEQKPDSSILSEDIIIHTDKKRKWVTLDLDKYNLSIDKELIAVLEWVDAWGTFGEYSNVLTLSLSDESGYVYSKEAKEESITFEKAAHTPAMFFVVYAKD
- a CDS encoding SIR2 family protein, translating into MPEYVLLVGNDINNISPGKSWNELLEDIKAHFNVGYIQNEDKPFPMLYEEIFLGAVENGSVTEEKNLKTFIAENVSKIISNEFHEEIRQLPVSHIMTTNYEFAIEGIVPENNNSIVKETTYSLFRRYMLADKTYWHIHGDCNNPSSINLGYEHYCGQLQGMRNYTVSGTNYTSKAVIKTPLIRRLAKGKQPNYQSWIDLFFTKDVYIFGLSLDYVESDLWWLLTYRARNKFYRKSAFIKNKIHYFIPLEYAETAKGKLTLLKANDVDVHVIKQKDKQLYYKEIISLLKHLA